A stretch of Gemmatimonas aurantiaca T-27 DNA encodes these proteins:
- a CDS encoding 6-phosphofructokinase encodes MRIAISTGGGDAPGLNAVIRAAVLSARTRGWDVLGIKRGFAGLLGEDEIVPLTADTVRGIAGQGGTIIKTTNRGSPFAYPVQAPDGTWSTVDRSDELVENARNLGIEAIISIGGDGSLAIAQKLVAKGVRVVSVPKTIDNDVAGTITTFGFDTAVNTAMEAIDKLHTTAESHDRVMVLEVMGREAGFIALHAGVAGTADVILIPEIEWDLDKVCEKIMARDATGRRFSIVVVAEGAKPRGGQESIIGESLPGQDRRLGGIAERLGFDIQRKTGKETRAMVLGHLQRGGGPTGYDRLLATRFGAAAVQAVADKKWGHMVALQSPHLVTIPIEQVLAETKRVDPSHDVVQAARMMGISFGD; translated from the coding sequence ATGCGCATTGCCATCTCCACCGGCGGCGGCGACGCTCCCGGTCTGAACGCCGTCATTCGCGCCGCCGTCCTCTCGGCGCGCACCCGTGGCTGGGACGTCCTCGGCATCAAGCGCGGCTTCGCCGGGCTGCTGGGGGAAGACGAAATCGTCCCGCTCACCGCCGACACCGTGCGCGGGATCGCCGGTCAGGGCGGCACGATCATCAAGACCACCAACCGCGGCAGTCCGTTCGCCTATCCTGTTCAGGCACCGGACGGCACGTGGAGCACGGTGGATCGTTCCGACGAGCTGGTCGAGAACGCCCGCAACCTCGGCATCGAAGCCATCATCTCGATCGGCGGTGACGGATCACTGGCGATCGCGCAGAAGCTCGTGGCCAAGGGCGTGCGGGTGGTGAGCGTGCCCAAGACCATCGACAACGATGTGGCGGGCACGATCACCACATTCGGCTTCGATACCGCCGTCAACACGGCGATGGAAGCCATCGACAAGCTCCACACCACCGCCGAGTCGCACGACCGCGTGATGGTGCTGGAGGTGATGGGCCGCGAAGCTGGGTTCATTGCGCTGCATGCCGGTGTGGCCGGCACCGCCGACGTGATCCTGATCCCGGAAATCGAATGGGATCTCGACAAGGTCTGCGAGAAGATCATGGCCCGCGACGCCACGGGGCGGCGTTTCAGCATTGTCGTCGTGGCCGAAGGCGCCAAGCCCCGTGGGGGGCAGGAGTCCATCATTGGCGAGTCCCTGCCGGGGCAGGACCGGCGACTGGGTGGCATTGCCGAGCGCCTGGGTTTTGACATTCAGCGCAAGACCGGCAAAGAGACGCGCGCCATGGTGCTCGGACATCTGCAGCGTGGTGGTGGTCCCACCGGCTACGATCGCTTGCTGGCGACCCGGTTCGGAGCGGCGGCGGTGCAGGCCGTGGCCGACAAGAAGTGGGGCCACATGGTGGCGCTGCAGTCGCCACATCTGGTGACCATCCCGATCGAGCAGGTGTTGGCCGAGACCAAGCGGGTGGATCCGTCGCACGATGTCGTGCAGGCCGCGCGTATGATGGGGATCTCGTTCGGGGACTGA
- a CDS encoding GspH/FimT family pseudopilin codes for MSPTRRGSTTIEQLVTMTILAITATIALVGGGPVLDAAAVEAATQEAAALFALARDHALATGTPTAVRIDGPAQHLIVHAARDTIAIARFAESHVRIEASRDSMAYGPSGLGTGAANLRLTLTRGHRADTITVSRLGRVSHL; via the coding sequence ATGTCGCCGACTCGTCGCGGATCCACCACCATCGAGCAACTGGTGACGATGACCATTCTCGCGATCACCGCAACCATCGCGCTCGTGGGCGGTGGTCCCGTGCTCGATGCGGCGGCCGTGGAGGCCGCGACGCAAGAAGCCGCCGCGCTGTTTGCGCTCGCCCGAGATCATGCATTGGCCACCGGCACCCCCACTGCGGTGCGCATCGACGGCCCGGCACAACACCTCATCGTACATGCGGCACGCGACACCATCGCCATTGCCCGCTTTGCCGAATCACACGTACGCATTGAAGCCTCCCGCGACTCCATGGCATACGGCCCTTCTGGGCTTGGCACCGGCGCCGCCAACCTGCGTCTCACGCTGACACGCGGGCACCGGGCCGATACCATCACCGTCTCTCGCCTCGGCCGGGTGTCCCACCTGTAG
- a CDS encoding DEAD/DEAH box helicase, translating to MTVIDPETLVGDVTFADLGLARPLLDALHDAGYERPTPIQREAIPLALLGRDLIGLAQTGTGKTASFTLPVVHRLLGGPRRTRVLVLTPTRELCLQVEESVRKYSSRSPVDVIPVYGGVGYEPQEKALRRGVDVVVATPGRLLDHLEKRNVDFTYLETLVLDEADRMLDMGFAPQINRIVDQIPRYRQTLLFSATMPPEVEALGRKYLRKPVVVQVGRRSSAATTVTHAVYPVPRHRKNELLVHLLTNSDHESVLVFTRTKSGADRVVSDLAQAKIHAGAMHADKSQRERIQALEDFKSGKLRVLVATDIAQRGLDISGITHVINFDVPQQPEDYVHRIGRTGRAASTGDAYTFMSAEEIGMVRTIERTIGQEIPRVSVPGFDFGT from the coding sequence ATGACTGTCATCGATCCTGAAACGCTTGTCGGCGACGTGACCTTCGCTGACCTCGGGCTTGCACGCCCGCTGCTGGATGCCCTGCACGATGCCGGGTACGAACGGCCCACTCCTATTCAGCGTGAGGCTATTCCGCTGGCCCTGCTGGGGCGGGATTTGATTGGGCTGGCCCAGACGGGTACCGGTAAGACGGCGAGCTTCACGCTCCCCGTCGTACATCGGCTGCTCGGTGGCCCGCGCCGCACCCGCGTCCTCGTGCTCACCCCCACCCGCGAACTGTGTCTCCAGGTGGAGGAGAGTGTGCGGAAATACTCGAGTCGCTCGCCGGTGGATGTGATTCCGGTATACGGCGGCGTTGGGTATGAGCCGCAGGAAAAGGCGCTGCGTCGCGGTGTGGATGTGGTGGTCGCCACGCCAGGCCGTCTCCTCGATCATCTCGAGAAGCGCAACGTCGACTTCACATACCTCGAAACGCTGGTGCTCGACGAAGCCGACCGCATGCTCGACATGGGGTTTGCGCCGCAGATCAACCGCATCGTCGACCAGATCCCGCGCTATCGGCAGACGCTACTGTTCAGCGCGACGATGCCGCCGGAAGTCGAAGCGCTGGGTCGGAAGTATCTGCGCAAGCCGGTGGTGGTGCAGGTGGGGCGTCGTTCGTCGGCAGCCACCACCGTCACCCACGCCGTGTACCCCGTGCCGCGCCATCGCAAGAACGAACTGCTGGTGCACCTGCTCACCAACAGCGATCACGAGTCGGTGCTGGTGTTCACGCGCACCAAGAGTGGCGCCGATCGGGTGGTGAGTGATCTGGCGCAGGCGAAGATCCACGCCGGGGCCATGCACGCCGACAAGTCGCAACGCGAACGCATTCAGGCGCTCGAGGACTTCAAGTCGGGCAAGCTGCGCGTGCTGGTGGCCACCGACATCGCGCAGCGTGGACTCGATATCTCGGGCATCACGCATGTGATCAACTTCGACGTGCCGCAGCAGCCCGAGGACTATGTGCACCGCATCGGCCGTACCGGTCGCGCGGCCAGCACGGGTGATGCATACACGTTCATGTCGGCAGAAGAGATCGGCATGGTGCGTACCATCGAACGCACCATCGGCCAGGAAATTCCCCGCGTCAGTGTGCCCGGGTTCGATTTCGGTACCTGA
- a CDS encoding alpha/beta fold hydrolase, whose product MRGEFVDLDGVRLYCYAFGHRGAGDPIVLVHGSFTSSHLWQDVLPRLPKGHRVLVLDLLGHGRSDPPGTHALTVAAHARRLGQLLDVMGVQQAMLVGHGMGAAVVARLAQEQPARVGHLMLVNPTMLAGCPADAVISHRLSRLTWLVPLWRRLSPAWLASALHSALLPCFAHRDTGARSLDVYLMPFRLRDGRDAACQQLHDLRASRADTVDALAPKALHCPTALVVGANDPFLPNARVARLRTALESATSGQLSVHTLPSVAHVTPEEAPDRLGTLVSELLTR is encoded by the coding sequence ATGCGCGGTGAGTTCGTCGACCTCGACGGGGTCCGGCTGTACTGCTACGCCTTTGGTCACCGGGGTGCCGGTGATCCGATCGTGCTGGTACATGGCTCGTTCACCTCGTCGCACCTGTGGCAGGATGTCCTGCCGCGGCTTCCCAAGGGACACCGCGTCCTCGTGCTCGACCTCCTGGGCCACGGACGCTCGGACCCACCAGGGACGCATGCCCTGACCGTGGCCGCACACGCACGGCGCCTAGGCCAACTGCTCGATGTCATGGGCGTGCAACAAGCCATGCTGGTGGGGCACGGCATGGGCGCCGCCGTCGTGGCTCGCTTGGCGCAGGAGCAGCCCGCGCGGGTCGGTCATCTGATGCTGGTGAATCCCACCATGTTGGCCGGCTGTCCCGCCGATGCCGTGATCAGCCACCGACTCTCCCGGCTCACGTGGTTGGTGCCACTTTGGCGTCGACTCTCGCCGGCCTGGTTGGCGTCGGCCCTGCACAGTGCCCTGTTGCCCTGCTTTGCTCACCGTGACACCGGCGCACGTTCGCTGGACGTGTACCTCATGCCGTTCCGGCTGCGCGATGGCCGTGACGCGGCCTGCCAGCAATTGCATGACCTGCGGGCCTCGCGCGCCGACACCGTCGATGCACTCGCCCCGAAGGCACTGCACTGCCCGACCGCTCTGGTCGTCGGTGCGAACGACCCGTTCCTGCCAAACGCCCGGGTCGCCCGGTTGCGCACGGCGCTGGAATCCGCGACCTCAGGGCAGCTTTCAGTGCACACGCTGCCCAGCGTCGCACACGTGACTCCCGAAGAGGCACCTGACCGCCTCGGCACACTCGTGAGTGAACTGCTCACCCGCTGA
- a CDS encoding tetratricopeptide repeat protein encodes MSTDRLATMRAMAAKQPNNALARFGLANELQKAGLLDEAATEFSAYLAMHDDEGNAWLRYADILHALGRHDEVRDAVTRGIDAAHRYGHSGLVAEFEERGY; translated from the coding sequence ATGTCCACGGACAGACTGGCCACCATGCGCGCCATGGCTGCAAAGCAGCCGAACAATGCCCTCGCCCGATTCGGCCTCGCCAACGAGCTGCAAAAAGCCGGCTTACTCGATGAAGCGGCAACCGAATTCTCGGCCTATCTCGCCATGCACGATGACGAAGGCAACGCCTGGCTGCGATACGCCGACATCCTGCACGCGCTGGGACGTCACGACGAAGTGCGCGATGCGGTGACGCGTGGTATCGACGCGGCGCACCGCTACGGGCATTCCGGATTGGTGGCCGAGTTCGAAGAGCGCGGCTACTGA
- a CDS encoding protein kinase domain-containing protein: MPMTPVDRAPAPLGGGANGAHGTDAALLRDRVSAAIGEQYLIHEEVGRGGMAVVYAAEDVRLQRPVALKVLPPDLAFRPDVRERFVREAQTAARLNHPHIVPIYAVHEAAGLVCFAMALVRGESLAARILRETRPDFAFVAKVMEQMADALAYAHAAGVVHRDIKPDNVLLDRESGRAMVTDFGIARAAESGSRLTQTGIAVGTPAFMSPEQAMGDKEVDGRSDLYSVGIVGYLMLAGRLPFEASSTPAMLMKHVSDTPPPLRSMRPDAPRALAEIVERCLAKRPQDRWENALQLRDALRRVQRDGSMHGATAATIPQPRPDRDLERFGHRAEDWAPRKVFEPAPAPRALPSPGALPPIPQLPPLPDGADRRTTREWRKANKEALKGWRAAVRDQRKHDTSVARVAQRDELRVAMQAAARAVTTPERIAARVMGFRRHLKWTAGASVGAAVSLFIGAGFNVDPMAVPFVAGIIGAVIGAQLSLVDFIKLRRMGISPSAALGEEWKRIAAVSDVRPHSAKVQELLDRVAGPAVMASRFAETVRNAADDRLVIADVTSKLSAADRDMIPDVAPTADALMERVGALASGLERLDRDLPGNLHGELSARLAATEAEPSTSPDRDRRLSLLSRQVSSLEELSARRDTMQRQLESASMALRTLRFDIVKLRTMGVGAAAEDITSATQEARALSRDLGYVIDAAEESRRL; the protein is encoded by the coding sequence ATGCCGATGACTCCTGTCGACCGCGCTCCAGCCCCGCTCGGAGGAGGAGCGAATGGAGCTCATGGTACTGATGCGGCGCTGCTGCGCGATCGTGTCAGTGCCGCGATCGGCGAGCAATACCTGATCCACGAAGAAGTCGGTCGTGGGGGCATGGCCGTGGTGTACGCGGCCGAAGACGTGCGATTGCAGCGGCCCGTGGCGCTCAAGGTGTTGCCGCCGGATCTGGCGTTCCGCCCCGATGTGCGCGAGCGCTTTGTCCGGGAGGCGCAGACGGCCGCGCGCCTGAATCATCCGCACATTGTGCCCATCTATGCGGTGCATGAGGCGGCGGGACTGGTGTGTTTCGCCATGGCGCTTGTGCGCGGTGAAAGTCTCGCCGCCCGCATTCTGCGTGAAACACGTCCGGATTTTGCCTTCGTGGCGAAAGTCATGGAGCAGATGGCCGATGCGCTCGCCTATGCACATGCCGCAGGTGTGGTGCATCGCGATATCAAGCCTGACAACGTCCTGCTCGACCGCGAGTCCGGCCGGGCCATGGTGACGGACTTCGGTATCGCGCGTGCCGCCGAGAGTGGGTCCCGACTCACGCAGACCGGTATTGCCGTGGGCACGCCGGCGTTCATGAGCCCTGAACAGGCCATGGGCGACAAGGAGGTCGATGGACGCAGTGACCTCTATTCGGTGGGCATCGTGGGATATCTGATGCTTGCCGGGCGTCTGCCGTTCGAGGCCAGCAGCACACCGGCGATGCTGATGAAACATGTCAGCGACACGCCGCCGCCACTGCGTTCCATGCGTCCCGACGCGCCACGGGCCCTCGCCGAGATCGTGGAACGCTGTCTCGCGAAGCGTCCGCAGGATCGGTGGGAGAACGCCCTGCAATTGCGGGACGCACTTCGTCGTGTGCAGCGCGATGGTTCCATGCATGGCGCCACCGCCGCGACCATACCGCAGCCTCGGCCCGATCGGGATCTCGAGCGATTCGGTCATCGGGCCGAAGACTGGGCGCCGCGCAAAGTGTTCGAGCCCGCGCCGGCGCCACGCGCGCTGCCATCACCGGGCGCGCTGCCACCCATTCCGCAGTTGCCGCCGCTGCCCGATGGCGCCGACCGGCGCACGACGCGCGAGTGGCGCAAGGCCAACAAGGAAGCCCTCAAAGGGTGGCGCGCGGCGGTACGTGATCAGCGCAAGCACGACACGTCGGTGGCGCGCGTCGCGCAACGCGATGAATTGCGTGTGGCGATGCAGGCCGCTGCGCGTGCGGTGACCACCCCCGAACGCATCGCCGCCCGAGTGATGGGATTCCGACGGCACCTCAAATGGACCGCCGGTGCGTCGGTCGGCGCGGCGGTGAGCCTGTTCATTGGTGCCGGTTTCAATGTCGATCCGATGGCCGTGCCCTTTGTGGCCGGCATCATCGGTGCGGTCATTGGGGCGCAGTTGTCGCTGGTCGATTTCATCAAGCTGCGGCGCATGGGTATTTCGCCGTCCGCCGCGCTGGGTGAAGAGTGGAAACGCATCGCGGCGGTATCCGATGTGCGGCCGCATTCCGCCAAGGTGCAGGAGCTGCTCGATCGGGTGGCAGGGCCCGCCGTGATGGCTTCCCGCTTTGCCGAGACGGTGCGCAATGCGGCTGACGATCGACTGGTCATTGCCGATGTCACCAGCAAACTGTCGGCCGCAGACCGCGATATGATCCCCGATGTCGCACCGACAGCCGATGCGTTGATGGAACGGGTGGGAGCGCTGGCATCAGGACTCGAGCGCCTCGATCGGGATCTGCCCGGCAACCTGCACGGCGAATTGAGCGCTCGTCTTGCGGCGACGGAAGCCGAGCCGTCAACGTCACCGGATCGCGACCGCCGGCTGTCGCTGCTTTCGCGACAGGTGTCGTCGCTGGAAGAGCTGTCGGCGCGGCGGGATACCATGCAGCGCCAACTCGAAAGTGCCTCGATGGCACTGCGCACGCTGCGCTTCGATATCGTGAAGCTGCGCACCATGGGGGTGGGGGCGGCGGCTGAGGATATCACCAGCGCCACCCAGGAGGCACGCGCCCTGTCGCGCGACCTCGGTTACGTCATCGACGCCGCAGAAGAAAGCCGCCGGCTCTGA
- a CDS encoding serine/threonine-protein kinase, with the protein MSDPVAPHAEDVELRAHVEQALSATYELDQEIGRGGMGIVYRARDRRLKRYVAIKLLPPELSFRRDVRSRFLREAETAAQLSHPNIVPIYSVDEVGNLVFFVMACIDGDNLATKLQKRGPLPIEETRRWLQEVSDALAYAHARGVVHRDIKPDNILLDGIDGRALVTDFGIARAASDSGETSRLTATGVAIGTPAYMSPEQASGDRDLDARSDLYSLGIVAYQMLCGEPPFLGNTTPALLVKHLAEMPVPISQRRPDVPPDLAAIVMRLLEKNPDHRFQSATELTQAVKTGLIPPMPLGAVTSPGNRPITFNGAPIGGMPMGGMSGNGGGGAQAGSHYGTPGYQAPAYQSRTLTSTPASYGSAGQSPVPYRQDTNDSITLEETTRFEDPRVVKFRRRFAVYLFVNTPMVLLSIFSNGDFFGITTLWTVYIAWKYAQLWSDDFDWRDVLRQPRHRMLGEVFEDMGDSINATFSSKKREELRAQGKLRGRLKGALSSKPRGGMPSGVAPGMNIPQALGAPVRDDELGRYLELVRGARADREEIGRLLATLPNTERSRIPDVARMAVDLVGKVEVIAKDLALIEVTSSPEQLQRTESEIATLEAEANPLDTSRSESRVRRLAALRRERRVLIDSQKKLETRRAQLENCRIALENVRLDLVRLRTGNSSVQSVTLVAEQAMAMAREVDIAVQAAAEVRDLTSARSGT; encoded by the coding sequence GTGTCCGATCCCGTAGCCCCACATGCCGAAGACGTCGAGCTCCGCGCGCACGTGGAGCAGGCGCTCAGCGCCACCTACGAGCTCGATCAGGAAATCGGTCGTGGGGGCATGGGCATCGTCTATCGGGCGCGCGATCGGCGGCTCAAGCGCTATGTCGCCATCAAGCTGCTGCCGCCCGAGTTGTCATTCCGGCGGGACGTGCGGTCACGATTCCTGCGTGAAGCGGAAACGGCCGCCCAGTTGAGCCACCCGAACATCGTCCCGATCTACTCGGTCGACGAAGTCGGGAACCTCGTGTTTTTTGTCATGGCCTGCATCGATGGCGACAACCTCGCCACGAAGCTGCAGAAGCGCGGGCCGCTGCCCATCGAAGAAACGCGTCGCTGGCTCCAGGAAGTCTCGGATGCGCTCGCCTACGCCCATGCGCGTGGGGTGGTGCACCGGGACATCAAGCCCGACAACATCCTGCTCGACGGCATCGACGGCCGGGCGCTGGTGACCGACTTTGGCATCGCCCGGGCGGCCAGCGACAGCGGGGAGACCTCCCGACTGACCGCCACGGGTGTGGCGATCGGCACGCCGGCCTACATGTCCCCCGAGCAGGCGTCGGGTGACCGGGATCTCGACGCCCGCAGCGATCTGTATTCGCTGGGCATCGTGGCGTACCAGATGCTGTGCGGTGAGCCCCCGTTCCTTGGCAATACCACGCCGGCCCTGTTGGTGAAGCACCTGGCCGAAATGCCGGTGCCGATCTCGCAGCGGCGTCCCGATGTGCCGCCCGATCTGGCCGCCATCGTGATGCGATTGCTGGAAAAGAACCCGGATCACCGGTTTCAGAGCGCCACCGAACTGACGCAGGCCGTCAAGACGGGCCTCATACCGCCGATGCCGCTCGGGGCGGTCACGTCGCCCGGAAACCGCCCCATCACGTTCAACGGCGCACCGATCGGTGGCATGCCGATGGGCGGAATGTCGGGCAACGGCGGAGGCGGTGCACAGGCTGGAAGCCACTACGGGACGCCGGGCTATCAGGCACCGGCGTATCAGTCGCGCACGCTGACGTCCACGCCGGCGTCGTATGGCAGTGCGGGGCAGTCCCCTGTGCCATACCGGCAGGACACGAACGACAGCATCACGCTCGAAGAGACCACCCGCTTCGAAGACCCGCGGGTCGTGAAGTTCCGTCGTCGGTTCGCGGTGTACCTGTTCGTCAACACGCCGATGGTGCTGCTCAGCATCTTCAGCAACGGCGACTTCTTCGGTATCACCACGCTGTGGACGGTTTACATCGCGTGGAAATACGCACAGCTCTGGTCCGACGATTTCGATTGGCGCGATGTGCTGCGTCAGCCGCGGCATCGCATGCTCGGCGAAGTCTTCGAGGACATGGGTGACAGCATCAACGCCACCTTCAGCAGCAAGAAGCGCGAAGAGCTGCGCGCCCAGGGCAAGCTGCGGGGCCGTCTCAAGGGGGCCCTGAGCTCCAAGCCGCGTGGGGGGATGCCGTCAGGCGTGGCTCCGGGCATGAACATCCCACAGGCCCTTGGGGCTCCCGTGCGCGACGATGAATTGGGGCGCTACCTGGAGCTCGTGCGCGGCGCACGGGCCGATCGTGAAGAGATCGGACGTTTGCTGGCCACGCTGCCCAATACGGAGCGCTCACGTATTCCGGACGTCGCGCGCATGGCGGTGGACCTCGTGGGCAAGGTCGAGGTCATCGCCAAGGATCTGGCGCTGATCGAAGTCACCAGCAGCCCCGAACAGTTGCAGCGCACCGAATCCGAGATTGCGACGCTCGAAGCGGAGGCCAATCCACTGGATACCTCGCGTAGTGAGTCGCGTGTGCGGCGCCTGGCCGCGTTGCGTCGTGAGCGGCGTGTACTCATCGACTCGCAGAAGAAGCTCGAGACGCGCCGTGCGCAGCTCGAGAACTGCCGGATTGCGCTCGAGAATGTGCGACTCGACCTGGTGCGGCTGCGTACTGGCAACAGCTCCGTGCAGAGTGTGACGCTGGTGGCGGAGCAGGCGATGGCCATGGCGCGCGAAGTGGATATCGCGGTGCAGGCCGCCGCTGAGGTGCGCGACCTCACGAGCGCACGCTCGGGCACCTGA
- the lon gene encoding endopeptidase La, which translates to MGQRQTLPVLPLRGTVMFPGITAPIAAGRPGTLRAIETALKGDRLVFAVAQRDNTEEPAPDILFTTGVIARIGQVQRGLGGVQLLLQGEQRATALHYSEVEGHLTAVIVPAEEMMPLDLKDPAFEALHKEARERAAELGEKRGLPEEVVHQVLDSVEDAGRFADLVAGYIELTVPEKQGLLETLSVEERLRRVLVHVQRQIGLLEAQEDIKSQVQEELGERQREMFLREQLKAIQKELGDDDSSKEIIELREKLSKLELPKEARAEVERELGRLERAGRESMEAQVIRTYLEWIAELPWNERSDDHLELARSGEILDEDHYGLKEVKDRILEFLAVRQLRAQQVAAEVATTGEFPVSKLKGDTSDANPALSTTANEDRQITDTREAKSRAMARGPILLFNGPPGVGKTSIAKSIARSLGREYVRVALGGARDEADIRGHRRTYVGAMPGRIIQGMKQAGSRNPVFLLDEVDKLGQSYQGDPSSALLEVLDPAQNDSFTDHYLGVPFDLSEVLFIATSNFIQNIPGPLLDRMEVVDFSGYTEREKKEIALSYLIPRQLEESGLAGRGLSFTDDAVMKVISEYTRESGVRQLERQLGAVARKVARRVAMGDSGTIDDKVISADEVRELLGRPKVHPERANEHDEVGISTGMYYTPMGGDIMFVEASIRRGITRSSDEEEPTRVGPIALILTGQLGDVMKESARAALTYATNNADLLGIPRERMQSASEAHIHVPAGAIPKDGPSAGIAIATALVSELSNRKVRRDVSMTGEITLRGRVLPIGGVKEKVLGAHRAGIKEVIIPKANEADLEDVPDEVRAQLTFHPVETLSEVLAIALVEAPAPAEELVGV; encoded by the coding sequence ATGGGTCAGCGTCAAACTCTTCCAGTCCTGCCACTGCGCGGGACGGTCATGTTCCCCGGGATCACCGCGCCGATTGCGGCGGGGCGCCCGGGCACCCTGCGTGCCATTGAAACGGCCCTCAAGGGTGACCGCCTGGTCTTCGCCGTCGCCCAGCGCGACAACACCGAAGAGCCGGCGCCGGACATTCTCTTCACCACGGGCGTCATTGCCCGCATCGGGCAGGTGCAGCGCGGCCTTGGCGGCGTCCAGCTCCTGCTGCAGGGCGAGCAGCGCGCCACGGCCCTCCACTACTCCGAAGTGGAGGGGCATCTCACGGCGGTGATTGTCCCGGCCGAGGAGATGATGCCGCTGGATCTCAAGGATCCGGCCTTCGAGGCGCTCCATAAGGAAGCGCGCGAACGGGCGGCGGAACTGGGCGAAAAGCGCGGTCTCCCCGAGGAAGTCGTGCACCAGGTGCTCGATTCCGTCGAGGACGCCGGTCGCTTCGCCGACCTCGTCGCCGGTTACATCGAACTCACCGTGCCGGAAAAGCAGGGGCTCCTCGAAACGCTCAGCGTGGAGGAACGGCTGCGCCGGGTGCTGGTGCACGTGCAGCGCCAGATCGGCCTCCTGGAAGCCCAGGAAGACATCAAGAGTCAGGTGCAGGAGGAACTGGGCGAGCGCCAGCGCGAGATGTTCCTGCGCGAGCAGCTCAAGGCCATTCAGAAGGAGTTGGGTGACGATGACTCCAGCAAGGAGATCATCGAACTGCGCGAAAAGCTCAGCAAGCTCGAACTCCCCAAGGAGGCGCGCGCGGAAGTGGAGCGCGAGCTGGGACGTCTCGAACGGGCCGGCCGCGAAAGCATGGAAGCGCAGGTCATCCGCACCTATCTCGAGTGGATCGCCGAGCTGCCGTGGAATGAGCGCTCGGATGACCATCTCGAACTGGCCCGGTCGGGCGAGATCCTCGACGAGGACCACTACGGCCTCAAGGAAGTGAAGGATCGCATCCTGGAATTCCTGGCGGTCCGTCAGTTGCGCGCCCAGCAGGTGGCTGCCGAAGTGGCGACCACGGGTGAATTCCCGGTGTCGAAACTCAAGGGCGACACCTCGGATGCCAATCCGGCACTCAGCACCACGGCCAACGAAGACCGGCAGATCACGGACACGCGCGAAGCCAAGTCCCGTGCCATGGCACGCGGACCGATTCTGCTGTTCAACGGCCCGCCGGGCGTGGGCAAGACCAGTATCGCGAAATCGATCGCGCGCTCGCTGGGCCGTGAATACGTGCGTGTCGCGCTTGGCGGTGCCCGCGACGAAGCCGACATTCGCGGTCACCGGCGCACCTACGTGGGTGCCATGCCGGGACGCATCATCCAGGGGATGAAGCAGGCGGGCAGCCGCAATCCGGTCTTCCTGCTCGACGAAGTCGACAAGCTGGGGCAGTCGTATCAGGGTGACCCGTCGAGTGCCCTGCTCGAAGTGCTCGACCCGGCGCAGAACGATTCGTTCACCGATCACTATCTGGGCGTGCCGTTCGACCTGAGCGAAGTGCTGTTCATCGCCACGTCGAACTTCATCCAGAACATTCCCGGTCCGCTGCTCGACCGCATGGAAGTCGTGGACTTCTCGGGCTACACCGAGCGGGAGAAGAAAGAGATCGCGCTGTCGTACCTCATTCCGCGGCAGCTCGAGGAATCCGGTCTCGCCGGGCGTGGCCTGTCTTTCACCGACGATGCGGTGATGAAGGTGATCAGCGAGTACACCCGAGAGTCGGGCGTGCGTCAGCTCGAGCGCCAGCTTGGCGCCGTGGCTCGCAAGGTGGCGCGTCGTGTGGCCATGGGAGACAGTGGCACGATCGACGACAAGGTCATCAGCGCCGACGAAGTGCGTGAACTGCTCGGTCGTCCCAAGGTGCACCCCGAACGGGCGAACGAGCACGACGAGGTGGGTATCTCCACCGGCATGTATTACACGCCGATGGGTGGTGACATCATGTTCGTGGAAGCCAGCATCCGGCGCGGGATCACTCGGTCGAGCGACGAGGAAGAGCCCACGCGTGTTGGTCCCATCGCGCTGATTCTCACCGGACAGCTCGGCGATGTGATGAAGGAAAGCGCCCGCGCAGCGCTGACCTACGCCACGAACAACGCCGACCTGCTGGGCATCCCGCGTGAGCGGATGCAGAGCGCGAGCGAAGCGCACATTCACGTACCGGCGGGCGCCATCCCCAAGGATGGTCCCAGTGCCGGTATCGCGATTGCCACCGCACTCGTGAGCGAGCTGTCCAACCGCAAGGTACGGCGCGACGTCTCGATGACCGGCGAGATCACGCTGCGTGGTCGTGTGTTGCCCATCGGCGGCGTGAAGGAGAAAGTCCTGGGTGCCCATCGTGCCGGCATCAAGGAAGTCATCATCCCCAAGGCCAACGAAGCGGATCTCGAGGATGTGCCGGACGAAGTGCGCGCGCAGCTCACGTTCCATCCCGTGGAGACGCTGAGCGAAGTGCTGGCGATTGCGCTGGTGGAAGCACCGGCGCCGGCCGAAGAACTCGTCGGCGTGTAA